In the genome of Carya illinoinensis cultivar Pawnee chromosome 13, C.illinoinensisPawnee_v1, whole genome shotgun sequence, the window AgtacaattttaaaatgaaaaatgataatttataaattttcaatagcTTTTCTAATAATAGGAGAAATGATAGGTTCATCAATAGCTCTGGTGGGAGGGGTTTTTAAGTTGTAAGTATTAAGAAGCCAGTGACTTATTTGTAGCgaagaaaattttcaatatagGACTTTGTCCAAGGAAAACGTAAAATCTTGGGCATGACCAGTATAgaagtttttctttctctttcactTATTTTATGTCTTTGTTTTTCACTTTCCAGCAAGCTAATTTATTTATGCTTTGGAGATTTTTACCATGTCCCCATTTGCTTCTCGTTTGTTGCTGCAAATGTAAGATAATTTTCAAATCTCTGTTGTTATTCACTAGAGTTAATCTTCTCTGTTGTAACTGGGACTTGATTCGACATTAGGCTGAAAGGTTTTctggcagagagagagagatcgagggAAATTTGGGCTTGGGGGGAGAGGGAGCTTGCTGATAGACGAGAGCGAGTGAGAGCGCGAGAATGAGAGGAAAAACGTGGAAGTGAGACTTTTATTCATCCACGATAAGTATATAAAATTGCTAATGTGTCTTTCTATTATTGGAGGGTGTAAAACTCCTTTTATCATCTCATAtggttttaagcttttctctattcatatctttatatatataaagtaattatCTAACGGCGAAATGGTTGTTTTTCCgtctaaaattattatttttcgtctattctattattttacttaatgccGTTTGTCTTGTAAATTTGTTGGGGCCGATGTCAATGTGCGATACTTTACTTTCATTCCGTCCTCGCGTCTTTGTATTTGGAGCTTCATATTGGGAATTGCAACATTTTTATGTATTGAGCTTGGCTGGACTCTCACTAACGGCTTCTCTGTATATTCACTCTGATGCGATTCAGTGGTGgacaaaagatataaaaaaaattgagcttGGCTGAATTATGTACTCATTGATAGTTTTTATTTGTACGCGATTCaatgttatttttctttgtttagttTTTTCATGGTAGATTATGTACGCGATCCAGTGTTCTTTTTCATGGTAGATTATATACAAAAGGTGAAAAATTTGAACTTGGTTGGAATATGTATGCGATTCagtgttctttttctttgtttatacTGACCGACAGTTTTTTCTACATAAACCCACTTGGTATAGATCATGCTTTGTTCTTGAAACCCATCTattgttaataaaaaattcaaccctGTTGCGTGAAGTCTTTACAAATATATTCTTGATGCTGAATATAAAATTTCCCTCGTAGCTTTAAGGACTctgttttgaaaatatattccTTTTATTGGTTTGGTTTCTGGGCATGGAGAGGGAAAGGAGGAGAGTAATTTTAAGCCGCATGTGGGATTTTGTCAGTGCAAGAGTAAGAAGGAGAGAAGCGGAGAGAAAGCCCTCCATTGTGCTTGAAAACAGACGAAAccgagaagaggaagaaggaggCAACGGCGTgcaggaggagaagaaaaatctGAAGGGATGGCCAAAACGGCAACGTTTTATAAAGAGAGGGCTGGGCTGAAAACAAGCCCACGGGCTAGGCTTCACAAAGCCAAACGGACTGGGCCCAAAATAGAGAAAACCCACTAAAAACAAACCCTATCCGAAAAATACGggtctaataaaataaaaagataaaaaaaatagaaaaaaataaagcccagcaatgaaataaattaaaataaggaacaatttaaatactaaataataattaatattaaaaaagcatgtcaaaataaatttcacaatttaGTAATcgtaaaataatataatgaaaatcatattaaatttataacaagaaaaccaatattactaataaataaaataattatttaattcaaatacataaaaatacagAATATCATAGGTATGTtagaaattgtatatttttcttaataatttttcaataaattcttACTGCAGTTGTACTggcaagaattaaaataatgatcgtaataattaatttattagttaatgttcatttgtaatattttattaattatattatttgtataaaaGTTGATGCAATGTCTTCTAAATTATATATGccatcaattatttttataagttttataaaaaaacaaattacttttataaaataattttttaattcaattaagCAAACATATTTTACGCGTTATTTTGACTtggtaaatatataaatagctaAAATAACATGCAAATTGcacccaaaattttttttttcccgaaataaaagaatgtttttaatattGCTATCGAAATATCTATagctttaaaattaataatatataaagataaaggACCCATGGGATCCGTGTCCTCTTTCTCTCCCCGTCGGCTTACAAGTTAAGCGACGCAGCAAAAAGATGAACATGAAGAATAAAGCACGATCGCACAGATGGAGACGTAAGCGACGCGTGTGAAAGGCAAGAACACGAGGCGACAGGAGAGAGGCCCGTTCCTTTCTTTTGCGTTACAAGTAAAATAAACATAcagttgagaaaaaaaagagCCTAAGGACATTAAGAAATGAGATTGCTCGGAGTTCCGCCAGTCTCTACAGTTCTCGTTATATTAGTAGTAGTGCTTTCCGTCTTACTTGCTCTTCGATACCGGGAGCCAACGGACTCTGTGAAAATGGCTACCCTAGGAGGCGTTCACGAATCCCAAGAAGAAGCATCTGCTCTAAACAGTGCCGAGGTCGATGGCCTCGCTCGTTTCGCCGTCGATGAACACAACAAGAAAGAGGTTTTTATCTTCCTTTTTTTATACtaagattttgatttttttttttcttcccgttttagGAGTTGAGCTTTCAAACCCAAGTATTCGGGATTTGAAAACTTTGTTGTTTGCTTTATTTTAGtccgttttaaaatttataatcattttgtgaaaaaaaaaaatgatgattttttcaTGCTATGCTCTTAAGTCAAAGATCAAATGAATTTATAAAATGCTAAAATTCGTATGATGTCAACGATTAACCAAAAGTAATGCTAAGGATATTACCTACTTCAagaaaatacgtaaattatcgTAATTTGCTTGCATATCAGTTCTCTGTGTCTGTTTCTATGTTTTGAAGAATGCTGTGCTGGAGTTTGCGAGGGTTGTGAAGGCCCAAGAACAGGTGGTGGCTGGTACATTGCATCATCTCACTCTGGAGGCTATCGATGCGGGTAAGAAGAAGATATACGAAGCCAAGGTTTGGGTGAAGCCGTGGATGAACTTCAAGGAATTGCAGGAGTTCAAGCATGCCGATGCTGGCGACTCACCTTCGCCATTCACCACTTCAGATCTTGGTGGTAAAAAAGGTGACTTTAACTGCCTATATTTTCATTTGCAATGTTAATGCCCTATTTTGTATTTATCAGAATGCTATACTAAGCATTATTTTCAACAATATGGTTCAAAACTTATCCATTCACGGTCTTTAAAAGATTTTTAGCTGCCTTTCGAGCCTAACATAGTTAGGGTGAGACGATGGAATCTGGGCACTCAACTACTCAGTAACTTTTTGAGGCTAGTGTTCTTTTGACCTGAACTGTTTCAGTGGCAGTTCAGTGTGGGTCAATGAGACACAGTATACTTCCCTTGTAGCGGTTGGTGAAAAACCAATAAAACATTATTAGTGATTCTTGGATTGCTGTGTTTTTTATCAGGTGAGCATGGGCCAGGATGGCAAACCGTGCCACCACTTGATCCCCAAGTTCAGGACGCGGCAAATCATGCTGTCAAGACCATCCAGCAGAGGTCTAACTCATTACTTCCTTATGAACTTCAAGAGGTCATTCATGCAAAGGCAGAGGTCCGTGCCTTttcttattgttgttttattgtttcaaaTGCATTCTGTTGCGTTATGTCCAGGAGCTACCTATAATTTTCATGATTGTATTTAGTCGTTTCTTGCTCTACTTTGTATTTAGGTGTACTGTCTTGAATACTTCCTGTGTAGTTGGGTTATGGAATAAAATTCTcgtattaattataaaaaaaaaatatgtccaGGAGCTACCTATAATTTCAAGAGATTTACCATTTTAGTGAGTGATTGTTTATATTACTAAACTGAGAATTTCATTTGGCAAAGGACGCTGGTGAAGTGAGTATCTACATCTAAAGCCAAATCCATATTTTACCTATTCATTATTGTTTTTTCCGTACATAGTGAATGAAACGGAAATAGAATTTTTCCTCCTCTCTTAGTAGCTCCCATACGGGGCTTGTTCCCATGATAGTTGTAACGTTTTGTTCCTGAAGTGTAATTGAAGGGCTCATGTAGATGCTGTACTTATAACTGCTTACAATTGCTTGGAATTAAACATAACATTTTGAGTTGCTATGATATGATAAGGGAATAAAGGAacgagaaagaggaaaagatgcagaaaaagaTACTATATGTACTACAAAATACTCATTTCATGCTGTTTGAAGGAAATTATATTATTGTATTTCATGATATAGTGGTTGAGCAGGCCCCCAGCTTGACATTTATTAATGGAATGTCTGAAAACAGGTAATAGAAGATTTTGCAAAGTTTGACCTGCTTCTAAACCTCAAGAGGGGAAACAAAGAAGAGAAGTTTAAAGTGGAGGTACATAAGAACAATGAAGGTGGCTTCCATTTGAATCAGATGGAGCCACACGAGAGCTGACCTCATTTACCATCTGTAACCTCGTACAAAATTATGTCTGGGCGTTTATAGGCTCTTCGGCCACGTGAATTTCTGCTTGTGTTTATTCTGAAGTGTATTGCCTTTCCAGCCCACAAAATCAGAGGGAAAAAGCATATATGAATTTTAGAATATCTATATGACTATATGTAGAATATCTATCTGACTATGCATGGCGATGTTATGGTTTTATATAATCTCGtatgttttcatttttatgaattttgtcATTTGACTACCTGTCGGACTACCGCAATGGAGCCATTAAGATCTGTTTTGGTGGTGATTTGCATTGTGACATGTATTTTATTAGGTTTGAGTTTTTCCTAATGTTGAACTCAGAGACATGCGAATTTTACCCCTCAACGATTTCTTCTCCCACCGCAAGGGCCAATACAAATGAACCAAAAGATCTATTTTTTAACTTCCCAGAGTATGGTGGCGGGATCGAGACttctttaaacttttttaataattcacaTAATTTGATATGGATTCTACAAGTGTTGTACTTCGTGAGGAAGGACAAATTTAGTGGAACTGATTGACAAAATACTAATTTTCAGACCCCTCTTTCAACGTGTGAAACTATATAGGAAGGTTCATGAAATCGTATTGCGGGGAAACAGTCTCGTAATAGAACATACATACCATAATCTGTTGGGAAATAAATAACATTTGAGAAAAATGACTTGGCCATAATTGAAACGAAACGAAACGAAGAGAAGATGGAGACAGAGTAAGGAAAAAGTACCATAAGGAGTTTTTCAAAGGGCAATCTACCCCTACCAAGGCTGCAATACATTGATTATAGACTGAAGTACCCAGTCTAATATTTCTTGAATTATCAGGAAGCTACCTTTGGAAATTGTAGTTAGCAACTGGCATTACAGAAACCTGTTATAATGTAGAGAAAAGCtaataaagagaaataaaaaccTTCCTGATCTTCTAGCGGAAACTGCATGAAGGGGACACCTTCGTACTCATATCTTGCCACCATGAGCTTAGCACCTACCTGTTTCCAATAACTAAACACTACGATGTTTCATGCATAGTTAGTCCTCTTCATCAtaatcttcctcctcctcctcatctaaCCTTGTGCTGAGGTGTGCCAGATGAAGAGGGTCAATGGCCATCTTGTCCACATCAGAAAGAGACCAGCCTGGTAATTCTTCATGCCTAGTCTCAGTGGAAGGACCGGCTATGGATGTAGGGGCTGCTGCTGCAGCTGTGGTCTTTGTGCCCTCATTCTCATCAACATGGGCGTTCAGATCAAAATTTCGAGCTGCTGGGTTGGCACCATCTGCAACTGCAATATTCTCTTTTGAAAATTCCTTTGCCTCAGAACCATTTTCCATCAATGTATCAGGGTTCTGATTGTGTCTGTGGCTATGCTGAATTGATGTGGAGGGATCGGGTCCTGTATCAAGATGGGAAGTTTCTCTTTCTGCTGTGCGACCTCGTCCACGTCCTCTTCCTCGACCCCGACCTCTTCCTCTCCCACTGCTGCCGGCATGACTCATCTCCTGTTGCAGGAAGCAAGTTTAAATGATCATCTCTTTTAGTGCATGTCCTTGCCTTCTATGcacaaaaaagtaaatagatAAATCCAATCCTCCTCCCTGACATTTTAAAAGTGCTTTTCGCGTGCTAACTTAAGTAAAAACTTAAAAGTAGATTTTAAACTATCTCACCCCCACCAAccggaggaaaaaaaaaggcaaatatAAGTTACAAGGTGAGATAGGGTCAAGGCAGATGGATTTCAGCCTCAGCCTGCAAGATCGGCAAATGAAAATGTTGCATTTTTCTCGATTTGAACAAACAAGATTGTTTTGGACACTAACAAGAAATAATTCAAGGATAGGAGAATCAACTCAATTATGAAATATTGAAAGACTTCAAATAAGtctagaaaaggaaaaacatgcAAAATACAAATGCTCtgatatgaaaaaggaaaacaaatcacTTCATTATCACA includes:
- the LOC122292900 gene encoding dr1-associated corepressor-like, whose amino-acid sequence is MRKKLDTRFPAARIKKIMQADEDVGKIALAVPVLVSKALELFLQDLCDHTYEITLQRGAKTMSALHLKHCVQSYNVFDFLREVVSRVPDYGHGHSDAAGDDRTIPKRRKAAADESNESDEESKKSRMEMSHAGSSGRGRGRGRGRGRGRGRTAERETSHLDTGPDPSTSIQHSHRHNQNPDTLMENGSEAKEFSKENIAVADGANPAARNFDLNAHVDENEGTKTTAAAAAPTSIAGPSTETRHEELPGWSLSDVDKMAIDPLHLAHLSTRLDEEEEEDYDEED
- the LOC122292901 gene encoding cysteine proteinase inhibitor 12-like, whose translation is MRLLGVPPVSTVLVILVVVLSVLLALRYREPTDSVKMATLGGVHESQEEASALNSAEVDGLARFAVDEHNKKENAVLEFARVVKAQEQVVAGTLHHLTLEAIDAGKKKIYEAKVWVKPWMNFKELQEFKHADAGDSPSPFTTSDLGGKKGEHGPGWQTVPPLDPQVQDAANHAVKTIQQRSNSLLPYELQEVIHAKAEVIEDFAKFDLLLNLKRGNKEEKFKVEVHKNNEGGFHLNQMEPHES